One segment of Carassius auratus strain Wakin chromosome 2, ASM336829v1, whole genome shotgun sequence DNA contains the following:
- the saga gene encoding S-arrestin a, translating into MSPKNIVFKKISKDKSVGVYMGKRDFVDHVGSVDPVDGVLLVDPEQLKAKKAYVTLSCTFRYGGDDMDVLGIAFRREIYVSTRQIYPPLQDKEQGILTKVQDKLLRKLGVNAYPFFFEFPDNLPCSVGLQPAPKDVGKHCAVEFEVKAFSAESQDAKVRKRSSVRLMIRKVQYAPETLGPAPCVETTRDFLMSDKPLHMEASLQKQTYYHGEPINVRVKINNDSNKNVRNIIISVEQIANVVLYSSDSYMKAVAIEDSGDSVDSGAKLDKVYTLLPLLANNRERRGIALDGKLKHEDTNLASSSIIKEGVLKEVLGIMVSYRLVVKLIVGGIMGSSEVGVELPFQLMHPKPDTVKESELEDEMVFEEFKRTYLKGMAEDEDEGNISPGEH; encoded by the exons ATGAGCCCAAAAAATATCGTCTTCAAGAAAATTTCCAAGGACAAGTCG GTGGGTGTGTATATGGGAAAGAGAGACTTTGTTGACCATGTTGGCTCTGTGGATCCAGTGG ATGGTGTCCTTCTCGTTGATCCTGAACAGCTGAAGGCGAAAAAAG CATATGTCACTTTATCCTGCACATTTCGATATGGAGGTGATGACATGGACGTGCTGGGCATCGCGTTTAGACGAGAGATCTATGTGTCAACCCGGCAGATATACCCCCCACTGCAGGACAAAGAACAGGGCATTCTCACCAAGGTGCAGGATAAACTACTGCGTAAACTGGGTGTCAATGCCTACCCATTTTTCTTTGAA tTCCCTGACAACTTACCTTGTTCAGTAGGACTACAGCCTGCCCCAAAAGATGTTGGAAAG caCTGTGCTGTTGAGTTTGAGGTGAAAGCTTTCAGTGCTGAAAGCCAGGATGCCAAAGTTCGCAAACG GAGCTCAGTACGTTTGATGATTCGTAAGGTCCAGTATGCTCCAGAAACTCTAGGACCAGCTCCCTGTGTGGAGACTACTCGTGACTTTCTCATGTCTGACAAACCGTTGCATATGGAGGCAAGCTTACAGAAACAG aCTTATTATCATGGGGAACCGATCAACGTAAGGGTCAAAATTAATAATGACTCTAACAAAAATGTCAGGAACATCATAATTTCTG TGGAACAAATTGCCAATGTGGTGCTGTACTCCAGTGACAGTTATATGAAGGCAGTGGCCATAGAAGACTCTGG GGACTCTGTTGATTCTGGTGCCAAGCTGGATAAAGTCTACACGTTGCTCCCCCTACTGGCCAATAACAGAGAGCGAAGAGGCATTGCACTGGATGGAAAATTGAAGCATGAAGACACCAATTTAGCCTCTTCAAGCAT CATCAAAGAAGGTGTTCTGAAGGAAGTTTTGGGGATCATGGTGTCTTACAGACTTGTTGTGAAGCTTATTGTTGGAGG GATTATGGGATccag TGAAGTTGGGGTGGAGCTCCCTTTCCAGCTTATGCACCCGAAGCCTGACACAG TGAAAGAAAG TGAACTGGAGGATGAAATGGTTTTCGAGGAGTTTAAGCGCACCTACTTGAAGGGCATGgccgaggatgaggatgagggaAACATTTCACCTGGCGAACACTGA